The Gavia stellata isolate bGavSte3 chromosome 26, bGavSte3.hap2, whole genome shotgun sequence genome has a window encoding:
- the LOC132319260 gene encoding LOW QUALITY PROTEIN: E3 ubiquitin-protein ligase RBBP6-like (The sequence of the model RefSeq protein was modified relative to this genomic sequence to represent the inferred CDS: substituted 1 base at 1 genomic stop codon) has translation MSCVHXKFSSKLNYDTVTFDGLRISLCNLKCQIMGHEKLKAANCDLQITSAQTKEEYTDDNALIPKNSLVIVRRIPVGGVKATSKSCVLSQTEPAVNNFKNGTGYTKRLRQPIQQQQHQQPPPPPPPPPLMTVPPPAALVSAAELPKFSSRSVSSLLEEK, from the exons ATGTCGTGCGTCCATTAGAAGTTCTCCTCCAAGCTGAACTATGACACGGTCACCTTTGACGGCCTCCGCATCTCCCTGTGCAACCTCAAGTGCCAGATCATGGGCCACGAGAAGCTGAAGGCAGCCAACTGTGACCTGCAGATCACCAGCGCCCAGACCAAAGAAG aatacacagATGATAATGCCCTGATTCCTAAGAACTCATTGGTAATTGTTAGAAGAATCCCTGTAGGAGGAGTTAAAGCTACCAGCAAATCCTGTGTTCT aagtcAAACTGAGCCA GCTGTGaataacttcaaaaatggaactggctaCACAAAAAGGCTCCGTCAGCCGattcagcagcaacagcatcaGCAGCCACCACCGCCACCCCCTCCACCGCCGCTCATGACTGttccacctcctgctgctctggtgagtgcCGCTGAACTTCCTAAATTTTCCTCTCGGTCAGTCagcagtttgttggaagagaag